From a single Herbiconiux sp. SALV-R1 genomic region:
- a CDS encoding DUF2510 domain-containing protein has translation MSAAPGWYDAGEPGRLRWWDGVQWTAHETAAPVVPAATAAYQAQPAPTAHPAAAAHPGAAQLTPTAHPGPAAGPAATDPTLPPMGWYPTPNGPVRWWDGARWSGMRVKDGLPGIDWATSEQPRAAIAFAAVFFGLGLTQLALALAASTVAFVAIPMMLLAVLWLSIGVQASAVQRIPRPTGVPLTDDLSLRPLPGEVGGSPVAGAPAPGWYTVAPATTRWWTGERWSQYIGTRYGVRPSFHGAKSYRLVLTVGRVMLAIGALGLLAGIVLTSIGASADDGSLLTAIGVFSIIAAVLVAGMGILFLALSPRQKRILVSPENPPT, from the coding sequence GTGAGTGCAGCACCGGGATGGTACGACGCGGGGGAGCCGGGGCGCCTGCGCTGGTGGGACGGCGTGCAGTGGACCGCCCACGAGACGGCCGCGCCCGTCGTGCCGGCGGCGACGGCCGCGTACCAGGCCCAGCCCGCGCCCACCGCGCATCCGGCCGCCGCCGCGCATCCGGGCGCCGCTCAGCTCACGCCCACCGCGCATCCGGGCCCCGCCGCGGGCCCCGCCGCAACCGACCCGACCCTGCCGCCGATGGGCTGGTACCCCACCCCGAACGGCCCGGTGCGCTGGTGGGACGGTGCGCGGTGGTCGGGCATGCGCGTGAAAGACGGGCTGCCCGGCATCGACTGGGCGACCTCGGAGCAGCCTCGAGCGGCGATCGCGTTCGCCGCCGTGTTCTTCGGGCTCGGACTCACGCAACTGGCGCTCGCGCTCGCGGCGTCGACCGTGGCGTTCGTGGCGATCCCGATGATGCTGCTCGCCGTGCTGTGGCTGAGCATCGGCGTGCAGGCCTCCGCGGTGCAGCGCATCCCGCGGCCGACGGGCGTTCCGCTCACCGACGACCTCTCCCTGCGCCCCCTCCCGGGAGAGGTGGGGGGCTCACCGGTCGCCGGCGCCCCCGCGCCCGGCTGGTACACCGTCGCCCCGGCCACCACCCGGTGGTGGACCGGCGAGCGGTGGTCGCAGTACATCGGCACCCGCTACGGCGTGCGCCCGAGCTTCCACGGCGCCAAGTCGTATCGCCTCGTCCTCACCGTGGGCCGGGTGATGCTGGCGATCGGTGCGCTGGGCCTCCTCGCCGGGATCGTCCTCACCTCGATCGGCGCGTCGGCCGACGACGGCTCGCTGCTCACCGCGATCGGCGTGTTCTCAATCATCGCCGCGGTGCTGGTGGCCGGGATGGGCATCCTCTTCCTCGCGCTGTCTCCCCGCCAGAAGCGCATCCTGGTTTCCCCGGAGAACCCGCCGACGTGA
- a CDS encoding aminotransferase class V-fold PLP-dependent enzyme has translation MTTAQSARMHEVTEENRDIVDRVLDYSRQRLLMADTPLDKPQSPSELSRLAGVTISEQGIGGAKALSIFEHILAPACITTDDPRYLSFIPCAPSKAAAAFDVVVSASALYGGSWLEGAGAVHAENEVLRWLAAEFGLPTGAGGVFVQGGTLGNLSALVAARETAREKAREAGAPAPDRWRVVCSAEAHSSIASAARVMDVEIVAVPVDDDGTLRGPAVEEALAEHGGSVFAVVATGGTTNFGIVDDLDGIGQAAARHGVWFHVDGAYGLSAMLSPDARIRFAGVERADSLVVDPHKWLFAPFDACALLYRDPELGRRAHTQHADYLDTLTETTDWSPSDFAAHLTRRPRGLPLWFSLASYGAAAYREAITGSLRLAQEIAAIIEERPEFELVRQPQLSVVVFERVGWDKADYGRWSSRLLDEQVAFVTPSAHHGRPNARFAILNPRTTLDDLTLILDSMS, from the coding sequence ATGACAACCGCACAGTCCGCTCGCATGCACGAGGTGACCGAGGAGAACCGCGACATCGTCGATCGGGTGCTCGACTATTCGCGGCAGCGGCTGCTCATGGCCGACACCCCGCTCGACAAACCGCAGTCGCCGTCGGAGCTCAGCCGCCTGGCGGGCGTCACCATCAGCGAGCAGGGCATCGGCGGGGCGAAGGCGCTGTCGATCTTCGAGCACATCCTCGCCCCCGCCTGCATCACCACCGACGACCCGCGCTACCTTTCGTTCATCCCGTGCGCTCCGTCGAAGGCTGCCGCCGCGTTCGACGTCGTCGTGTCGGCGAGCGCGCTCTACGGCGGCTCCTGGCTCGAGGGCGCGGGGGCGGTGCACGCCGAGAACGAGGTGCTGCGCTGGCTCGCCGCCGAGTTCGGGCTGCCCACCGGCGCGGGCGGGGTGTTCGTGCAGGGTGGCACGCTCGGCAACCTCTCGGCCCTGGTCGCCGCGCGCGAGACGGCCCGCGAGAAGGCACGCGAGGCGGGCGCCCCCGCACCCGACCGGTGGCGCGTCGTCTGCAGCGCCGAGGCGCACTCCTCGATCGCCTCGGCGGCCCGCGTCATGGACGTCGAGATCGTTGCCGTCCCCGTCGACGACGACGGCACCCTGCGCGGGCCCGCCGTCGAGGAGGCGCTCGCCGAGCACGGCGGCAGCGTGTTCGCGGTGGTGGCGACCGGCGGCACCACGAACTTCGGCATCGTCGACGACCTCGACGGCATCGGTCAGGCGGCCGCCCGCCACGGCGTCTGGTTCCACGTCGACGGCGCCTACGGGCTGTCGGCGATGCTGTCACCGGATGCGCGCATCCGTTTCGCAGGCGTCGAACGCGCCGACTCGCTGGTCGTCGACCCGCACAAGTGGCTGTTCGCGCCCTTCGACGCGTGCGCGCTGCTCTACCGCGACCCCGAGCTGGGGCGCCGGGCGCACACCCAGCACGCCGACTACCTCGACACCCTCACCGAGACGACCGACTGGAGCCCCTCCGACTTCGCCGCCCACCTCACTCGCCGGCCGCGCGGCCTGCCGCTGTGGTTCTCGCTGGCGAGCTACGGGGCTGCCGCGTATCGCGAGGCCATCACGGGGTCGCTGCGCCTGGCGCAGGAGATCGCCGCGATCATCGAGGAGCGGCCCGAGTTCGAGCTGGTGCGACAGCCGCAGCTCTCGGTGGTGGTGTTCGAGCGCGTCGGCTGGGACAAGGCCGACTACGGCAGGTGGTCGTCGAGGCTCCTCGACGAGCAGGTCGCGTTCGTGACGCCGAGCGCCCACCACGGCCGGCCCAACGCCCGCTTCGCCATCCTCAACCCCCGCACCACCCTCGACGACCTCACCCTCATCCTCGACTCGATGAGCTGA
- a CDS encoding NAD(P)/FAD-dependent oxidoreductase — translation MAADSAHVIVVGGGPVGLLAALGLARRGVRVTVVERDTELNDSPRAAVYHWCVIEVLDALGVREDAEAEGVIVRGNTFHRPSTGESVQISQQAIEGVVPFPYNLNLGQDKLGRICLEHLERHPHATVLRGTGVTDVRQDATTVTAVLDDGSELSGDWLVGADGGRSTVRKALGLDFPGMTWGDRFVATNIRFDFEAYGYGRANMVMDEQLGCIVALLDREGLWRVTFAESDELPESGLPERIDAFLQRFLPGTEKRYELVQYSPYHMHQRAAERFRVGRVLLAGDAAHLTNPTGAMGLTTGVFDVELLVDRLSAVIAGDAGPEALDDYAERRRAAFLDNASPTAIRFKHLVYDGVKADIDEAFELYLRVEADPEASRDFFLGVESLREPEFRSAS, via the coding sequence ATGGCAGCAGACTCCGCCCACGTCATCGTCGTCGGAGGCGGCCCGGTGGGCCTCCTCGCCGCCCTGGGCCTGGCCCGCCGAGGCGTGCGCGTGACGGTCGTCGAGCGCGACACCGAGCTGAACGACTCGCCCCGGGCGGCCGTCTACCACTGGTGCGTCATCGAGGTGCTCGACGCCCTGGGTGTGCGCGAAGACGCCGAGGCCGAGGGTGTGATCGTGCGCGGCAACACCTTCCACCGGCCCTCCACGGGCGAGTCGGTGCAGATCAGCCAGCAGGCCATCGAGGGCGTCGTGCCCTTCCCCTACAACCTCAATCTCGGGCAGGACAAGCTCGGCCGCATCTGCCTCGAGCACCTCGAGCGCCATCCCCACGCGACGGTGCTGCGCGGCACCGGGGTGACGGATGTGCGTCAAGACGCCACCACCGTCACCGCCGTGCTCGACGACGGCAGCGAGCTCAGTGGCGACTGGCTCGTCGGCGCCGACGGGGGCCGCAGCACGGTGCGCAAGGCGCTCGGCCTCGACTTCCCCGGCATGACGTGGGGTGACCGCTTCGTGGCGACGAACATCCGCTTCGACTTCGAGGCCTACGGCTACGGCCGCGCCAACATGGTGATGGACGAGCAGCTCGGCTGCATCGTCGCCCTCCTCGACCGCGAGGGCCTCTGGCGGGTGACCTTCGCCGAGAGCGACGAACTGCCCGAGAGCGGCCTGCCCGAGCGCATCGACGCGTTCCTGCAGAGGTTCCTGCCCGGAACCGAGAAGCGCTACGAGCTCGTGCAGTACTCGCCGTACCACATGCATCAGCGCGCCGCCGAGCGGTTCAGGGTGGGCCGCGTGCTGCTCGCGGGCGACGCCGCGCACCTCACCAACCCCACGGGTGCGATGGGCCTCACCACGGGAGTCTTCGACGTCGAGCTGCTCGTCGACCGGCTCTCCGCCGTCATCGCGGGTGATGCCGGCCCCGAGGCGCTCGACGACTACGCCGAACGCCGCCGCGCCGCGTTCCTCGACAACGCGTCGCCCACCGCCATCCGTTTCAAGCACCTGGTCTACGACGGGGTGAAGGCCGACATCGACGAGGCCTTCGAGCTGTACCTGCGGGTGGAGGCCGACCCCGAGGCGTCGCGCGACTTCTTCCTCGGGGTCGAGAGCCTGCGCGAGCCCGAGTTCAGGAGCGCCTCGTGA
- a CDS encoding dioxygenase encodes MSGDAPVSAEQRRREEELTATVLASFDQAPDARTREVLQALVRHVHAFVREVRLTEAEWDAAVAFLTAVGHITDERRQEFVLLSDVLGVSMMTVAVNNEASGDATESTVFGPFFTSDAPRIEHGGDIAGGAPGEPCWVEGRVTDLDGQPVAGARLEVWEADEDGLYDVQYGDDRVAGRAHLFTDEAGEYRFWGLTPTPYPIPDDGPVGALLRSVGRSPLRASHLHFMVTAPGLRTLITHIFVRGDELLASDSVFGVKESLVMDFVRHAAGSATPDGRAVKSTWSSTRFDIVLAPEGRDGDAT; translated from the coding sequence GTGAGCGGCGACGCCCCCGTCTCGGCCGAGCAGCGCCGGCGCGAGGAGGAACTCACCGCCACCGTGCTCGCCTCGTTCGATCAGGCACCGGATGCGCGCACCCGCGAGGTGCTGCAGGCCCTCGTGCGGCACGTCCACGCCTTCGTGCGCGAGGTGCGCCTCACCGAGGCGGAGTGGGATGCGGCGGTCGCGTTCCTCACGGCGGTGGGGCACATCACCGACGAGCGTCGCCAGGAATTCGTGCTGCTCTCCGACGTGCTCGGCGTGTCGATGATGACGGTCGCCGTGAACAACGAGGCCTCCGGCGACGCGACGGAGTCCACGGTGTTCGGCCCGTTCTTCACCTCGGATGCTCCCCGCATCGAGCACGGCGGCGACATCGCGGGAGGGGCCCCGGGCGAACCGTGCTGGGTCGAGGGCCGGGTGACCGACCTCGACGGGCAGCCGGTGGCGGGCGCGCGTCTCGAGGTGTGGGAGGCGGATGAGGACGGCCTGTACGACGTGCAGTACGGCGACGACCGGGTGGCCGGCCGGGCGCACCTGTTCACCGACGAGGCGGGGGAGTACCGGTTCTGGGGGCTCACGCCGACGCCCTACCCGATCCCCGACGACGGACCGGTGGGGGCCCTGTTGCGGAGCGTGGGGCGGTCGCCGCTGCGCGCATCCCACCTGCACTTCATGGTGACGGCACCGGGGCTGCGCACCCTCATCACGCACATCTTCGTGCGCGGCGACGAGCTGCTCGCGAGCGACTCGGTGTTCGGGGTGAAGGAGTCGCTCGTGATGGACTTCGTGCGCCACGCGGCGGGGTCGGCGACACCGGACGGGCGCGCGGTGAAGAGCACCTGGAGCAGCACGCGCTTCGACATCGTGCTCGCGCCGGAGGGGCGGGACGGGGACGCGACCTGA
- a CDS encoding nucleotide disphospho-sugar-binding domain-containing protein yields the protein MSTYLVCSSPIHGHVVPMLTAAAHLVQRGHRVVVLTGARFAGRVRGVGAEFRPLEGAADFDDRDVPSYLPDRDRYRGLAQAQYDIQRIFVSTIPDQYRAVSRALAEVQPDAVLVDGAFAGVAPLLLGGGPRPPVVALGVTPLSQSSSDVAPYGTAMPPSSSPLGRVRNRMLGLVAKKVLFRKTQRLAESLFAELSIPHLDLFVMDISSAFDRFLQLCPAEFEYPRSDLAPNTAFVGTMPSGAGAGAGGAVAEHPRWWGDLDGARPVVHVTQGTIDNRDFDRLVKPTLSALADVDVTVVVSLGGRPESALPSVPANARVASYLPYGELLPRCAVMVTNGGYGGVQQALGEGVPLVVAGGTEDKPEVAARVAWSGAGVDLRTGTPTPEAVRAAVLRVLGEPAYTERARRLAAAAAGYDTLPLIESELARTTATWPAWH from the coding sequence ATGTCGACTTATCTCGTCTGCAGCTCGCCGATCCACGGGCACGTCGTGCCGATGCTCACGGCGGCCGCCCATCTCGTGCAGCGCGGCCACCGCGTCGTCGTGCTCACGGGCGCGCGCTTCGCCGGGCGCGTGCGGGGCGTCGGCGCCGAGTTCCGGCCGCTCGAGGGCGCCGCCGACTTCGACGACCGCGACGTGCCGAGCTACCTGCCCGACCGCGATCGCTACCGGGGTCTCGCGCAGGCGCAGTACGACATCCAGCGCATCTTCGTGAGCACCATCCCCGACCAGTACCGGGCGGTGAGCCGCGCGCTCGCCGAGGTGCAGCCCGACGCGGTGCTCGTCGACGGGGCCTTTGCGGGGGTGGCGCCGCTGCTGCTCGGCGGCGGCCCGCGCCCGCCCGTGGTGGCGCTCGGCGTCACGCCGCTCTCGCAGAGCAGCAGCGACGTGGCGCCCTACGGCACGGCGATGCCGCCCTCCTCGTCGCCGCTCGGGCGGGTGCGCAACCGGATGCTCGGCCTCGTCGCGAAGAAGGTCCTGTTCCGCAAGACCCAGCGCCTCGCCGAGTCGCTGTTCGCCGAGCTCAGCATCCCGCACCTCGACCTGTTCGTGATGGACATCTCGAGCGCCTTCGACCGCTTCCTGCAGCTGTGCCCGGCCGAGTTCGAGTACCCGCGCAGCGACCTCGCGCCGAACACGGCGTTCGTGGGGACGATGCCCTCGGGTGCGGGGGCGGGGGCGGGTGGTGCCGTGGCCGAGCATCCGCGCTGGTGGGGCGACCTCGACGGGGCCCGGCCGGTCGTGCACGTCACGCAGGGCACCATCGACAACCGCGACTTCGACCGGCTCGTGAAGCCGACGCTCAGCGCCCTGGCCGACGTCGACGTCACTGTCGTGGTCTCGCTTGGCGGCCGCCCCGAGTCGGCGCTGCCCTCCGTGCCCGCGAACGCGAGGGTGGCGTCGTACCTGCCGTACGGCGAGCTGCTGCCGCGCTGCGCGGTGATGGTGACGAACGGCGGGTACGGGGGCGTGCAGCAGGCGCTCGGTGAGGGCGTTCCGCTCGTGGTCGCCGGCGGCACCGAAGACAAGCCCGAGGTGGCGGCCCGTGTCGCCTGGTCGGGCGCCGGCGTCGACCTGCGCACGGGTACCCCGACCCCCGAGGCCGTGCGGGCGGCCGTGCTCAGGGTGCTGGGCGAGCCCGCCTACACCGAGCGGGCCCGTCGCCTCGCCGCTGCCGCGGCCGGCTACGACACCCTCCCCCTCATCGAGTCCGAACTCGCCCGCACCACCGCAACCTGGCCCGCCTGGCACTGA
- a CDS encoding TetR/AcrR family transcriptional regulator: protein MAPRSYSSPIREEASAQTRRRIVQAASTLFSRDGYQGTTMPAIAKEAGVSVQSVHLAGPKSALLMAAFELALAGDEGTHPLYERPALAEIMALPPAEALPAYARFLAEANARTAGVDRALYVAAETDAGVAAAVDDLNRRRHHDLRMAISWMEAHSLLHGDVDADERAEVLTHLVSPATYRFFARERGWSDERYRTWLLDAIERLVMRAPA, encoded by the coding sequence ATGGCCCCCCGCAGCTACAGCTCGCCCATCCGCGAGGAGGCGTCGGCACAGACCCGCCGCCGCATCGTGCAGGCGGCGAGCACGCTGTTCTCCCGCGACGGCTACCAGGGCACGACGATGCCCGCCATCGCCAAGGAGGCCGGCGTGTCGGTGCAGAGCGTGCACCTGGCTGGGCCCAAGAGCGCCTTGCTCATGGCGGCGTTCGAGCTGGCCCTCGCGGGCGACGAGGGCACGCATCCGCTCTACGAACGTCCGGCGCTCGCCGAGATCATGGCGCTGCCGCCCGCGGAGGCGCTGCCCGCCTACGCACGCTTCCTCGCCGAGGCGAACGCGCGCACCGCGGGTGTCGACCGTGCACTCTACGTGGCGGCCGAGACGGATGCGGGGGTCGCCGCCGCCGTCGACGACCTGAACCGCAGACGGCACCACGACCTCCGCATGGCGATCAGCTGGATGGAGGCCCACAGCCTCCTGCACGGCGACGTCGACGCCGACGAGCGGGCCGAGGTGCTCACCCACCTCGTCTCCCCCGCCACCTACCGCTTCTTCGCCCGCGAACGCGGCTGGAGCGACGAGCGCTACCGCACCTGGCTCCTCGACGCGATCGAGCGCCTCGTCATGCGCGCGCCCGCCTGA
- a CDS encoding cell wall-binding repeat-containing protein: MITLAFVLGGTAVPAHSVPGGRAPTVAAASPEHTARIIHDEVHLRATWRPVLVPRTTTELTLTLPSELGEMQLSGLSWWTSSPTRGSIDGRTDGSPLVIDVQLPDDLEVGESLLVSVIGETGPSRDQLDLMFRVSVTAESGGDPSAFPVSLALAEATNSDFTRVYTGDTRPALMAPGASFDLVAPTGFWSEAAAPNPDGPAVMAKAQLSGYQNPAVYDVPYTISADGSVLQLTWPDPIPEGVNDNRATLTVSFVHPLDSRGRVREVTFRSRVVVPQDFTTERVGGADRYEVSAAVAKRAYPGGAAVAYVVTGESFPDALSAAPAAVTEDGPLLLTTRDSVPEVVLEELRRIAPERIVVVGGPASVSEEVVSILGEIAATERIGGADRFEVSRNVLKTVFTDDIRKVYVATGGSYPDALSAAAIAGSERRPVILVDGSADRLDAETEDALGSLNLYATTVVGGYQTVSEGIEDSLQAMAPTTRLGGVDRYDTSRLMNAATRQTITHAYLVSGEKFPDALVGSAWAGQDDVLVFTTPAACIPGATLAALQRMEVDSVTLIGGTASLSPAVEHLDRCE, from the coding sequence ATGATCACCCTCGCGTTTGTGCTGGGCGGCACGGCTGTCCCCGCTCACTCAGTCCCCGGTGGTCGAGCTCCGACGGTCGCCGCCGCATCGCCGGAGCACACCGCGCGAATCATCCACGACGAAGTGCACCTCCGAGCCACCTGGCGTCCCGTTCTCGTTCCCCGCACCACCACGGAGCTCACCCTGACGCTGCCGTCGGAGCTCGGAGAGATGCAGCTCAGTGGCCTGTCCTGGTGGACGTCCTCGCCCACGCGGGGGTCGATCGACGGTCGCACCGATGGGTCGCCGCTGGTGATCGATGTTCAACTCCCAGACGACCTCGAAGTCGGCGAATCGCTCTTGGTCTCAGTGATCGGAGAGACCGGTCCCTCTCGCGACCAGCTCGACTTGATGTTCAGAGTCTCGGTCACGGCCGAATCCGGCGGAGACCCGTCAGCATTCCCCGTCAGCCTCGCGCTGGCGGAGGCGACGAACAGCGACTTCACCCGCGTGTACACGGGAGACACGCGCCCCGCCTTGATGGCCCCCGGCGCATCCTTCGACCTCGTCGCGCCGACCGGGTTCTGGTCCGAAGCTGCCGCTCCTAACCCCGATGGCCCGGCCGTCATGGCGAAGGCGCAGCTCAGCGGATATCAGAACCCGGCTGTCTACGACGTTCCGTACACGATCTCCGCAGACGGGAGCGTTCTCCAGCTCACCTGGCCCGACCCCATCCCCGAAGGCGTGAACGATAATCGGGCAACGCTCACCGTCTCCTTCGTTCACCCGCTCGATTCTCGAGGCCGTGTCAGAGAGGTGACGTTCCGGTCTCGCGTGGTCGTGCCACAGGACTTCACGACCGAAAGGGTCGGCGGGGCCGACCGATACGAGGTTTCCGCCGCGGTGGCGAAGCGGGCGTACCCGGGAGGCGCAGCAGTCGCCTACGTGGTCACGGGCGAGAGCTTTCCGGATGCACTGAGTGCGGCTCCCGCAGCGGTCACGGAAGACGGACCACTCCTCCTCACCACGCGAGACTCCGTTCCCGAGGTGGTCCTGGAAGAATTGCGCCGGATTGCGCCCGAGCGAATCGTCGTAGTCGGCGGGCCGGCTTCCGTGTCAGAGGAGGTGGTGTCGATTCTCGGTGAGATCGCCGCGACGGAGCGGATCGGCGGAGCTGACCGGTTCGAGGTATCGCGCAACGTGCTCAAGACCGTCTTCACCGACGACATTCGCAAGGTCTATGTCGCGACCGGGGGCAGCTATCCCGATGCCCTGAGCGCTGCCGCGATCGCTGGATCGGAGCGGCGCCCGGTCATCCTGGTCGACGGCTCGGCCGACCGCTTGGATGCAGAGACCGAGGATGCTTTGGGCAGTCTGAACCTCTATGCCACCACCGTGGTCGGCGGATACCAGACAGTTTCCGAGGGCATCGAGGATTCGTTGCAGGCAATGGCCCCGACGACGCGGCTCGGCGGCGTCGACCGATACGACACGTCGCGACTCATGAACGCCGCGACTCGACAGACCATCACTCATGCCTACCTCGTCTCCGGGGAGAAGTTCCCCGACGCCTTGGTGGGCTCGGCGTGGGCAGGTCAGGACGATGTTCTGGTGTTCACGACTCCGGCCGCCTGCATCCCAGGGGCCACCTTGGCGGCTCTCCAGCGGATGGAGGTCGATTCGGTGACCTTGATCGGCGGCACGGCAAGCCTCTCCCCGGCTGTCGAGCATCTCGACCGTTGCGAGTGA
- the pgi gene encoding glucose-6-phosphate isomerase: protein MAEQPPLDPTTTDAWKGLQGIADGFAPDLRAWFAAEPERAGRYTFQAGDLTVDLSKNLVTEEILAHLLEVAEAAGVSGRYQAMIEGEHINVTEDRAVLHTALRRPAPGTDAAARLDPASGFVVDGADIDSEVQGTLDKVFAFADRVRSGEWTGVTGKRIETVVNIGIGGSDLGPVMVYEALKPYVQEGLEARFVSNIDPSDIYEKTADLDPETTLFIVASKTFGTLETLTNARLARQWLWERLGASGAIADDEDARTAAVAKHFVAVSTALDKVAAFGIDPENAFGFWDWVGGRYSVDSAIGTSVAIAIGPDGFRDFLAGFHAIDEHMRTTPLERNVPVLMGLLNVWYTNFLGAQSHAVLPYAQYLHRFPAYLQQLTMESNGKSVRWDGSPVTTDTGEIFWGEPGTNGQHAFYQLIHQGTRLIPADFIAVANPAHPLKDGTGDGHAVQPGADVHALFLANFFAQTKALAFGKTADEVRAEGTAESVVPARVFSGNRPTTSILAPALTPSVVGQLIALYEHIVFTEGTIWGIDSFDQWGVELGKQLALQIAPAVDGDAAALESQDSSTKSLIAKYLELRTN, encoded by the coding sequence ATGGCCGAACAGCCGCCCCTCGACCCCACGACCACCGACGCCTGGAAGGGCCTGCAAGGCATCGCCGACGGGTTCGCCCCCGACCTGCGCGCCTGGTTCGCCGCCGAACCCGAGCGCGCCGGGCGCTACACCTTCCAGGCCGGCGACCTCACGGTCGACCTGTCGAAGAACCTCGTCACCGAGGAGATCCTCGCCCACCTGCTCGAGGTCGCCGAGGCCGCCGGCGTGTCCGGCCGCTACCAGGCGATGATCGAGGGCGAGCACATCAACGTCACCGAAGACCGTGCCGTGCTGCACACCGCCCTCCGCCGCCCTGCACCGGGAACGGATGCTGCGGCACGCCTCGACCCCGCCTCCGGGTTCGTCGTCGACGGCGCCGACATCGACTCCGAGGTGCAGGGAACGCTCGACAAGGTGTTCGCGTTCGCCGACCGCGTGCGCTCCGGCGAGTGGACGGGCGTGACCGGCAAGCGCATCGAGACCGTCGTGAACATCGGCATCGGCGGCAGCGACCTCGGCCCCGTGATGGTCTACGAGGCACTGAAGCCGTACGTGCAGGAGGGCCTCGAGGCCCGCTTCGTCTCGAACATCGACCCCTCCGACATCTACGAGAAGACCGCAGACCTCGACCCCGAGACCACGCTCTTCATCGTCGCCTCGAAGACCTTCGGCACGCTCGAGACGCTCACCAACGCCCGACTGGCCCGGCAGTGGCTGTGGGAGCGGCTGGGCGCATCCGGAGCCATCGCCGACGATGAGGACGCCCGCACCGCCGCGGTCGCCAAGCACTTCGTCGCGGTGTCGACCGCTCTCGACAAGGTGGCCGCCTTCGGCATCGACCCCGAGAACGCCTTCGGCTTCTGGGACTGGGTGGGCGGCCGCTACTCGGTCGACTCCGCCATCGGCACGAGCGTCGCCATCGCCATCGGCCCCGACGGCTTCCGTGACTTCCTGGCCGGTTTCCACGCCATCGACGAGCACATGCGCACCACCCCGCTCGAGCGCAACGTTCCCGTGCTGATGGGCCTGCTCAACGTCTGGTACACGAACTTCCTGGGCGCGCAGAGCCACGCCGTGCTGCCGTACGCGCAGTACCTGCACCGCTTCCCGGCGTACCTGCAGCAGCTCACCATGGAGTCGAACGGCAAGAGCGTGCGCTGGGACGGCTCCCCCGTCACCACCGACACCGGCGAGATCTTCTGGGGCGAGCCCGGCACCAACGGTCAGCACGCCTTCTACCAGCTCATCCACCAGGGCACCCGGCTCATCCCCGCCGACTTCATCGCGGTGGCCAACCCCGCGCATCCGCTCAAGGACGGCACCGGCGACGGGCACGCCGTGCAGCCGGGCGCCGACGTGCACGCGCTCTTCCTCGCCAACTTCTTCGCCCAGACCAAGGCCCTGGCGTTCGGGAAGACGGCGGATGAGGTGCGTGCGGAGGGCACGGCCGAATCGGTCGTCCCCGCCCGGGTGTTCAGCGGCAACCGGCCGACCACGTCGATCCTCGCGCCGGCGCTCACCCCGTCGGTCGTCGGCCAGCTGATCGCGCTGTACGAGCACATCGTGTTCACCGAGGGCACCATCTGGGGCATCGACTCGTTCGACCAGTGGGGCGTCGAGCTCGGCAAGCAGCTCGCCCTGCAGATCGCGCCGGCCGTCGACGGCGATGCCGCGGCGCTCGAGTCGCAGGACTCGTCGACGAAGTCGCTCATCGCGAAGTACCTGGAGCTCCGCACGAACTGA
- a CDS encoding BphX family protein encodes MTFLTWWFRVVGLINIVLGLLWMPFLNAARLELTVPGWDAPIGGTAYRGFLDFTMLFGLDLLILGAFLIAASFRPRRSTILAWLAITLSVVRGILDDIYMMAAGYPVVGMLVFIALHLAIVTTGLLALRAAGRTRAATP; translated from the coding sequence ATGACATTTCTCACCTGGTGGTTCCGCGTCGTGGGCCTCATCAACATCGTGCTCGGCCTGCTCTGGATGCCCTTCCTCAACGCGGCGCGCCTCGAACTCACCGTCCCGGGCTGGGACGCTCCGATCGGCGGCACGGCGTACCGCGGCTTCCTCGACTTCACGATGCTGTTCGGGCTCGACCTGCTCATCCTCGGCGCGTTCCTCATCGCCGCGTCGTTCCGGCCGCGGCGGAGCACCATCTTGGCGTGGCTCGCCATCACCCTCTCGGTGGTGCGCGGCATCCTCGACGACATCTACATGATGGCCGCCGGCTACCCGGTCGTCGGCATGCTCGTGTTCATCGCCCTGCACCTCGCCATCGTCACCACGGGTCTGCTCGCCCTGCGTGCCGCCGGCCGCACGAGGGCCGCGACCCCCTAG